One Micromonospora sp. WMMD1120 genomic region harbors:
- a CDS encoding PspC domain-containing protein — protein sequence MTSTTAPHAPYKQLRRPTTDRMVAGVASGVGRYFAVDPTLVRVIFAVTGLLTGGLALLAYPIMWFLMPEEPSDAPAWPHPAGVAPQPTGGPAPGGPEPGYAPTPPYPPTTPPGPPPVG from the coding sequence ATGACATCGACCACCGCTCCCCACGCTCCGTACAAGCAGCTCCGGCGACCCACCACCGACCGCATGGTGGCGGGGGTCGCCAGTGGCGTCGGCCGCTACTTCGCCGTCGACCCCACACTGGTCCGGGTGATCTTCGCGGTCACCGGTCTGCTCACCGGCGGGCTCGCGCTGCTCGCGTACCCGATCATGTGGTTCCTGATGCCGGAGGAGCCGAGCGACGCGCCGGCCTGGCCGCACCCGGCGGGCGTCGCGCCGCAGCCCACCGGCGGGCCCGCGCCGGGAGGGCCCGAGCCGGGGTACGCCCCGACGCCGCCCTACCCGCCGACGACCCCGCCGGGTCCGCCGCCGGTCGGGTGA